Below is a genomic region from Gracilimonas sp..
TTTCATCGTTTAAAGGCAGGTAAAGAATTACTTCATCAGCTTTTAGTGTTTTTCTGAAAAAAGTTTTACCCGTTATATAATTATCAGGTAAGAGAGTTGTTTTCCTTAGCGTTTGAGTTTTCCAATATTCTCGCTGTTGCTGGGTATCAAGCTGGTCGTATTCTATTTCTGCTGCCTGATAGCTTCTGTAAAAACGGTCTTCCTGATGGGCTCTGTACATTTCGTTTTTCTTATCCTGACTCATATCGCTGACTTCAGCTGCTACCGACATAGTTATTTCTGCTGTAGTAAGCAGAGCTGAGCTTATGCTTTGATTTATTTCCTCAGCTTGCAACCTGGAAAGTTTCTTATCAATCTCGAGTAAATGTTCTTCCGGGTTCTCAGCTTTCACAATTTTCATAGAGTCTTTCTGCATCATAACAGGTCTGTAAAAATACTTTTCAGGATCTACATTAAGCTCAGTCTCAGATTCATTATAAACTCCCATATCAAAAACGTAATAATCGCCAACTTCGCGATCGTACGTAAGTTCTACAGTTATCCCACCTTTAGATTGTGTCAGGAATTCTTGCCCCTGATGCCAGAAACGCTGTTGTTCTTCAGTTCCTTTTAATAAAGAGATTGGCTCAGGTGTTACACAACCGGAAAGAAAAAATAGGGTGGGGATGATTATTAGAAAAGGAAAGATATTTATTTTCATATAGCAGATGATTAATGTTTAACAGACTATCTAAGGTTAAAACCTTTTGCGGTAACTTAGCATCACATTTTTGTGTGAGTAAGAGGCGAAACATTTCATAAGAATTTTGATTGCCTCTCTTTATGTATCTGCCTATCTTTACCAGCCTTTGCAGTAGTGCATAATTAAGGCTACTAATTCATCAAAGCAAAACTAACAAAATCGCGATATAGCACATGAATAAAGGAACTGTAGCGCAGGTAATTGGACCTGTAGTTGATGTTGATTTTTCTGAAAGTAAAACTCCGGCTGTTCTCAACGCTCTTGAGATTAAAATGACGGACGGTTCAACCCTAACTCTCGAAGTAGCTCAACACCTTGGTGAAAATCGTGTGCGTACCATCGCGATGGACTCTACCGACGGGCTTGTTCGCGGAATGGAAGTTGTTGATACCGAAAAAGCTATTTCAATGCCGGTGGGAGAAGATATCCGAGGCCGACTATTTAATGTAGTGGGTGAATCTATTGATGGGATTGATGCTCCGGAAGGAAAGAATTCATATCCTATTCACCGACAAGCTCCAGCTTTTGATCAGCTTGCAACTTCAACTGAGATGCTTGAAACAGGCATTAAAGTTGTTGACCTGCTTTGCCCGTATGCCAAGGGTGGTAAAATTGGGTTGTTCGGTGGTGCCGGTGTAGGTAAAACCGTACTGATTCAGGAGTTGATTAACAATATTGCGAAGCAGCACGGTGGGCTTTCTGTATTTGCCGGAGTTGGTGAGCGTACGCGTGAAGGTAATGACCTTCTCCGTGAATTTATCGAGTCTGGTATTATTAACTATGGCGATGAATTCAAAGAATCTATGGAAGAAGGGAATTGGGACCTTTCCAAAGTAGATAAAACGAAATTAAAAGAATCTCAGGCTACGCTTGTATTCGGTCAGATGAACGAACCTCCGGGAGCCCGTGCACGAGTAGCACTTTCCGGACTAACAGTAGCCGAGTATTTCCGTGATGAAGTATCCCGGGACATCCTGCTCTTTATTGATAATATTTTCCGGTTTACCCAGGCCGGTTCCGAGGTGTCTGCACTTCTGGGACGGATGCCTTCAGCGGTAGGTTATCAGCCTACATTGGCTACTGAGATGGGTGACCTTCAGGAGCGTATTACTTCTACCAAAAACGGATCTATTACTTCGGTTCAGGCTGTGTATGTGCCTGCCGATGACTTGACTGACCCTGCTCCGGCAACAACCTTTACTCACCTTGATGCAACAACGGTACTTTCCCGTGCATTAACACAGATTGGTATTTATCCAGCGGTTGATCCTTTGGATTCATCTTCTACCATTCTGGATCCTAAAGTTGTGGGACAAGAGCATTATGAAATTGCCAATCGTGTAACGCGTCTGCTTCAGAACTACAAAGACCTTCAGGATATTATTGCCATTCTGGGTATGGATGAACTTTCTGATGAAGACAAGCAGGTTGTACACCGTGCCCGTCGTGTTCAGCGTTTCTTGTCACAGAACTTCCACGTGGCCGAGCAGTTTACAGGTCAGCCAGGGGTGTATGTGAAGGTGGATGAAACCGTGAAAGGCTTCAAGATGATTCTTGACGGTGAACTTGATCACCTTCCAGAGAATGCATTCTACATGGTTGGAGATATTAATGAAGCTATTCAGAAAGGCGAGAAGTTACTTGCTGAAGCCGAGAAAGAAGAAGCTGCTTAAATCAATCAGGTATTTTCATGAGCACATTTAATGCACAAATTTTAACTCCAAACGGATCTCTATTTGAGGGAGAAGTAACAGGAGTGAAGTTACCTGGAACACAGGGCAGTTTTGAAGTCAAGGCAAATCACGCGCCTATTGTTTCTACTTTGGAAAAAGGGAACGTACTGGTGCGTAAGAATGATGGAGATTCAAACTTTTCGATCTCCGGTGGATTTGTTGAAGTTAATAACAACAAACTCACATTGTTGGCAGAATCTGTAGAAGAAGCCTGATTCTGACACCATTTATTATTTAGTGTTAAGAAGCCGGTGGGAACATCGGCTTTTTTATTTGTGATATATACTATATTGGTAGTAGTAACTAAATAAATAATTCCCATGAGATTTATCTGCCTTCCGTTTTTTGCGCTTATGCCGCTTATCAGCCTGGCTCAGCAACAACCCGATACCTCTTTTACGATTAATATTGATACACCTTACTATGAGGCAGGCGAAGGACCTGTAATATGTTTTGATTCGGCGCATAATAATTTTCACACACTGAATGGAGGATTTGCTCCCACAGCCTATATACTTAGAAAAGATGGGTATCAAACAGTAGCTTTTCCCGAACCAGCGGAAGATGAAAAGAAACTGGAAACCTGCGATATTTACCTAACAGTGAATCCGCTTCATAAAAGTAATCTTGGCAATTGGCAACTTCCGAATCCTCCGGTTTATTCTGATCAAGAAGTTGACACTATCAGAGACTGGGTTGATAAAGGAGGTCGTCTTTTCCTCATAGCCGATCATATGCCATTTCCGGGAGCAGCTTCAAGTCTGGCCAAAGCTTTTGGATTCGAATTCAGTAATGGGTTTGCCCAGTTGAATAAAGAGGGAAATACTCCAGACATTTTCAGCCTGGAAAATGACAGGCTGAAGCCGAGTGCTGTTACAGATGGAATTACTTCGGTAACTTCCTTTACAGGTTCGGCCTTTAAGTATCCTTCGAAAGCATCGCCAGTCATGGTTTTCAAAGAAGGAGATCGTAGCCTGGAACCTGAGATAGCCTGGCAGTTTTCAGATACTACTAAAACAGTAGACCTTACAGGATATACTCAGGGGGCAATAATGGAGTATGGGGAGGGACGGTTAGCCGTTTTTGGAGAAGCCGCTATGTTCACCGCTCAAAAGATTACCAATGCACAAGGGGAATTTAAGTTTGGGCTCAATAACGAAAACCTGGCTCCGCAGAACCTGCAATTTTTACTGAATATTATACATTGGCTGGATGAAGGCCGGTAATGATTACCAGCCTATACGTCCTTTGTCTTTATCTTTAACCAGCTCATTTTGAGTTTTATCAGGGTCTTCTGGCATTACAAATCCCGGCGGTGGATCGAAGGCATCATACTTCCAGTACGCCTCATCATCTGCAGTTGCGTAGTTGATAAAAGTTCCGACAATTGGAAGTGCAGAACGGGCACCCTGACCTATATAAGTGTCTTCAGGGAAACGAATT
It encodes:
- the atpD gene encoding F0F1 ATP synthase subunit beta — protein: MNKGTVAQVIGPVVDVDFSESKTPAVLNALEIKMTDGSTLTLEVAQHLGENRVRTIAMDSTDGLVRGMEVVDTEKAISMPVGEDIRGRLFNVVGESIDGIDAPEGKNSYPIHRQAPAFDQLATSTEMLETGIKVVDLLCPYAKGGKIGLFGGAGVGKTVLIQELINNIAKQHGGLSVFAGVGERTREGNDLLREFIESGIINYGDEFKESMEEGNWDLSKVDKTKLKESQATLVFGQMNEPPGARARVALSGLTVAEYFRDEVSRDILLFIDNIFRFTQAGSEVSALLGRMPSAVGYQPTLATEMGDLQERITSTKNGSITSVQAVYVPADDLTDPAPATTFTHLDATTVLSRALTQIGIYPAVDPLDSSSTILDPKVVGQEHYEIANRVTRLLQNYKDLQDIIAILGMDELSDEDKQVVHRARRVQRFLSQNFHVAEQFTGQPGVYVKVDETVKGFKMILDGELDHLPENAFYMVGDINEAIQKGEKLLAEAEKEEAA
- the atpC gene encoding ATP synthase F1 subunit epsilon, producing MSTFNAQILTPNGSLFEGEVTGVKLPGTQGSFEVKANHAPIVSTLEKGNVLVRKNDGDSNFSISGGFVEVNNNKLTLLAESVEEA
- a CDS encoding DUF4350 domain-containing protein, with the translated sequence MRFICLPFFALMPLISLAQQQPDTSFTINIDTPYYEAGEGPVICFDSAHNNFHTLNGGFAPTAYILRKDGYQTVAFPEPAEDEKKLETCDIYLTVNPLHKSNLGNWQLPNPPVYSDQEVDTIRDWVDKGGRLFLIADHMPFPGAASSLAKAFGFEFSNGFAQLNKEGNTPDIFSLENDRLKPSAVTDGITSVTSFTGSAFKYPSKASPVMVFKEGDRSLEPEIAWQFSDTTKTVDLTGYTQGAIMEYGEGRLAVFGEAAMFTAQKITNAQGEFKFGLNNENLAPQNLQFLLNIIHWLDEGR